A section of the Ornithinimicrobium sufpigmenti genome encodes:
- a CDS encoding copper resistance CopC family protein gives MSVKIHTSRSSLARLAALVCLPALVLAVVVAMMVALATSAAAHDTIIDAEPARDAVLEAAPTEIVLTYSAEVLDLPAAIIVTDATGDVVVEGAPRVEGRSVVLDLPPSLASGTYEVLWSVVSSDGHRTEDTYSFTVAASEAAGDPQATTPGGPASETPTAEAAAEPTTPTPDAADAADAADAADAADVESAGSGWPIGLVLVPVAILVLALIGALVYRRGRQR, from the coding sequence ATGTCCGTCAAGATCCACACTTCCCGGAGCTCGCTGGCCCGATTGGCTGCGCTCGTATGCCTGCCGGCACTTGTCCTTGCTGTCGTCGTCGCCATGATGGTCGCGCTGGCCACGAGTGCGGCCGCGCACGACACCATCATTGATGCCGAGCCGGCCCGGGACGCGGTGCTGGAGGCCGCACCCACCGAGATTGTGCTGACCTACAGTGCCGAGGTCCTGGATCTGCCGGCGGCCATTATCGTCACCGACGCCACCGGCGACGTCGTCGTCGAGGGCGCGCCGCGGGTCGAGGGGCGGTCGGTGGTCCTGGACCTGCCCCCTTCCCTGGCGAGCGGGACCTATGAGGTGTTGTGGTCGGTGGTCTCATCCGACGGGCACCGCACCGAGGACACCTACAGCTTCACGGTGGCCGCCAGTGAGGCCGCCGGGGACCCGCAGGCCACCACACCCGGCGGGCCGGCCAGTGAGACTCCTACCGCGGAGGCAGCCGCAGAGCCGACCACACCGACACCCGACGCCGCCGACGCCGCGGACGCCGCGGACGCCGCGGACGCCGCGGATGTCGAGTCTGCGGGGTCGGGGTGGCCTATCGGCCTCGTCCTGGTGCCGGTCGCTATCCTGGTCCTCGCCCTGATCGGTGCCCTCGTCTACCGCCGCGGGCGACAGCGCTAG
- a CDS encoding bifunctional copper resistance protein CopD/cytochrome c oxidase assembly protein has translation MVASRVGSGLADVAQRFSRIAVWAFVIATVAGVANAWVRFSTPLDLFVHPYGQLLMIKVVLTVALGLAGWVHRTMTIPAIRAQARPGGGAGRAFWRLAGVEVLIMGAVIGVAVALGSSAPPQPQEPPVDASPVYLLTGYPQPPAPTAWAYLTQLRPDPMTALVTVAALVVYLSWVWRLRSRGQAWPAARVVSWVAGVVLFAWATNGGPAVYGSVLFSSHMAHHMLLVVVVPMLLALGAPVALAVRALPGRTDGSRGPREWIAALKSSHSMLFLAHPAVATVNVAASLVVFYFSPLFRLAQDSRTVHVLCIMYFTAAGYLLARALLVAHRRRGQAPLVRRLAPAIAAMSFYAVLGMVLVSSTSLLAADHFGRLGLSWGVDALADQRTGGLVVWGIGQVAMVSVAVALIISWTRTPAARPSHVRARP, from the coding sequence GTGGTGGCCTCCCGGGTGGGGTCGGGTCTGGCGGATGTTGCTCAGCGGTTCTCCCGCATCGCGGTGTGGGCGTTTGTCATCGCCACCGTGGCTGGGGTGGCCAACGCGTGGGTCCGGTTCTCCACACCGCTGGACCTGTTCGTGCATCCCTACGGTCAGCTCCTGATGATCAAGGTGGTCCTGACCGTGGCGCTGGGCCTGGCGGGCTGGGTCCACCGCACGATGACGATCCCGGCGATCCGTGCCCAGGCGCGGCCCGGTGGCGGGGCGGGGCGGGCGTTCTGGCGGTTGGCGGGGGTCGAGGTACTGATCATGGGCGCGGTGATCGGTGTGGCGGTCGCGCTGGGTTCCTCCGCGCCACCACAGCCGCAGGAACCACCGGTCGATGCGAGCCCGGTCTACCTGCTGACCGGCTACCCCCAGCCCCCGGCGCCGACGGCGTGGGCCTACCTCACGCAGTTGCGTCCCGACCCGATGACGGCCCTGGTGACGGTCGCCGCACTGGTGGTCTACCTGTCCTGGGTGTGGCGGCTGCGCAGCCGGGGACAGGCCTGGCCGGCTGCTCGCGTGGTCAGCTGGGTGGCGGGGGTGGTGCTGTTCGCGTGGGCCACCAACGGCGGCCCTGCCGTCTACGGCAGCGTCCTGTTCAGTAGCCACATGGCCCACCACATGCTCCTTGTGGTGGTGGTGCCGATGCTTCTGGCCCTCGGCGCGCCGGTGGCGTTGGCCGTGCGGGCGCTGCCTGGGCGGACTGATGGGTCACGGGGCCCGCGGGAGTGGATCGCGGCCCTGAAGAGTTCTCACTCGATGCTGTTCCTCGCCCACCCGGCGGTGGCCACCGTCAACGTCGCCGCGTCCCTGGTGGTCTTCTACTTTTCTCCACTGTTCCGGCTCGCCCAGGACAGCCGCACCGTGCACGTGCTGTGCATCATGTACTTCACCGCCGCAGGCTATCTGCTGGCCCGCGCCCTGCTGGTAGCCCATCGCCGCCGGGGTCAGGCGCCGTTGGTGCGTCGCCTCGCACCGGCGATCGCGGCCATGTCGTTCTACGCGGTTCTGGGCATGGTGCTCGTCTCCAGCACCTCACTGTTGGCAGCCGACCACTTCGGCCGCCTGGGGTTGAGCTGGGGCGTCGATGCCCTGGCCGATCAGCGAACGGGCGGCCTGGTGGTGTGGGGCATCGGCCAGGTGGCCATGGTCTCCGTCGCCGTGGCGTTGATCATTTCCTGGACCCGGACACCTGCGGCGCGCCCAAGCCACGTCCGGGCGCGCCCTTGA
- a CDS encoding ArsR/SmtB family transcription factor translates to MPESATLPTAGDVCCPGTDCVLLARDLAEDLAQVFKALADPTRVRLLQYLAESESGTACACHLPTALGISQPTLSFHMRKLHDAGLVDRDKRGRWVHYTVRPESLERVRGFLDLQVDTAAARCC, encoded by the coding sequence ATGCCTGAGTCCGCCACGCTGCCTACCGCTGGCGACGTCTGCTGCCCCGGGACCGACTGCGTGCTGCTGGCCAGGGACCTGGCCGAGGACCTGGCGCAGGTGTTCAAGGCGCTGGCCGACCCGACCCGGGTGCGGCTGCTGCAGTACCTGGCCGAGTCGGAGTCCGGCACCGCCTGCGCGTGCCACCTGCCGACCGCGCTGGGGATCAGCCAGCCGACGCTGTCCTTCCACATGCGCAAGCTGCATGACGCCGGGCTGGTCGATCGGGACAAGCGGGGCCGGTGGGTGCACTACACGGTGCGGCCCGAGTCCCTGGAGCGGGTGCGTGGCTTCCTCGACCTGCAGGTCGACACCGCCGCAGCCCGCTGCTGCTGA
- the mobF gene encoding MobF family relaxase, with the protein MTASIHKLTAGSGYDYLTRQVARQDATEVGHSGLAGYYAAKGEAPGVWVGTGVAGLHGLKAADEVTPEQMTRLFGTGEHPLGDAAGQSLGQPFPVYAGRGDVTPFRIEVARRFEKHNTALGLPVDHSIPVEERARIRTQVALEMFGAEHGREPFDERELAGLIAKQSRPRTTAVAGFDLTFSPVKSVSTLWAVADRPLALQIEAAHQASVRDALDYVEKHALFTRTGKQGVQQVDVRGLVAAAFTHRDSRAGDPDLHTHVAVANKVQTVTDGRWLSIDGRVLFKAMVSASEAYNTALEKHLRPLGLTFAPRTPTTGPEARKRPVREVVGVDDRLNEVWSTRRASIQARRSELAQAFQAQHGRPPTPIESIQLAQQATLETRDAKHEPRSEAQQRQTWQVQALAVLGGQDALASMVDAALSGAGTHGLGESVDEAWVERAAARVVDTVQGARSTWQVWHVRAEAQRRVRAADVPLEQVEDLVEQLTQAALAHSTAMTSAKADPISEPEPLRRANGASVYTVAGSQLFTSTAILEAEQRLVAAAGRFDGGRACEQDIDMALLESVANGVAFNAGQAALVKGMAASGARLQLAIAPAGSGKTTAMRALARAWESSGGTVVGLAPSAAAAAVLRENAGTQADTLAKLVWHLEHDPEHLPQWATDVDESTLVVVDEAGMVDTLSLDKAVQFITSRGASVRLVGDDQQLAAVGAGGVLRDIRATHGALHLTELMRFSGVAEGGASLELRDGRPSALGFYLDAGRVHVGDLATMTEEVFGAWSADRAKGKDAIMLAPTRELVADLNQRARDHRLQGSPRPTGEVALSDGNHASVGDTVITRRNDRRLQTAPTDWVKNGDRWTVLDTDDRALVVQHTRTNRKIVLPADYVAANVELGYASTVHTAQGVSVDVTHGLATGAESRQQLYTMMTRGRDANHVYLEVVGTGDEHDAVKPSTVSPRTATDLLEAILARDEAPASASTLLREADDPAVLLGESTARYVDALYTAAATTVGTERLQQLDEAAEHLVPGMTDAPAWPTLRAHLTLIAAGGQDPVQVLTGATTAREVDTAADPAATVDWRLDDSGMRNTARGPLPWIPGIPATLSSDPTWGPYLVARAQRVTDLAQDVAEHAVTAPAPAWAAQGTARPPDDVFAKVAVWRAANQVEATDLRPTGPAHAAKAAATYQRKLRSQIQGDRSPALTEWGPLLADVAPGAVKDAFAPILAERLAAATRAGVDAATLVRAAAATRAVPDDHAAAALWWRVAEHLSPAVDTTVGADQLLSTEWVPALASKLGDDRARAMQASPWWPVLVTTVDHALQRGWPLDDLVATAPAADADVDDAAAMTWTISTLLDDPTHLHQSLGPQEKDLELAAAALDPHPVSVQATDAEYREHLDTMTAATPASGSSDQQDDLAQAEVNVGLALAAQYRRFVGPLDPNDADLDRAYDHWARAQESPVPVDRLAQVNAMALDYYEQQLTAGGWARDYLASRFGRDVAGHPHVRPGYAPTGWTRLADHLGARGVTDTELLTTGLATTTKDGRLIDRFRDRAVFPITDTRGQVLGFVGRRNPSVGEGAPHAGPKYLNTPTTPLFAKGHQLYVADAGLLAGGGTAVLVEGPMDAHAITLATRGMYVGVAPLGTALTVDQAAQLAQFGGPVIVATDADLAGRLAAERAHWLLAQHNIPTFAAALPEGTDPADMLHDQGAAAVTGVILGSSHLAEVLLQERLTNLPADEALEPAARVLATADPSSWDRTCIEIADRLGIDEETTRRALHQAIRAWHDDPHAVATQQLDTTRDVRARLEAAALQTPERRWAATAARLDPRLAAQEDWPALAHVMQHLHDEGHDVQALARASITDEPLVSSRPAQALRYRLATYATTTAPGPLLAPKSSRPTHRDEDHRILTLGQDRSRGVPR; encoded by the coding sequence GTGACCGCGTCGATCCACAAGCTGACGGCTGGGTCGGGGTATGACTACCTGACCCGGCAGGTCGCTAGGCAGGACGCGACCGAAGTCGGTCACTCCGGGCTGGCCGGGTACTACGCCGCGAAGGGCGAGGCGCCGGGCGTCTGGGTCGGTACCGGGGTGGCGGGCCTCCACGGACTGAAGGCCGCGGATGAGGTCACGCCCGAGCAGATGACTCGGTTGTTTGGCACCGGGGAGCACCCCCTCGGCGATGCTGCCGGGCAGAGCCTGGGACAGCCATTTCCCGTGTACGCAGGACGGGGTGACGTGACCCCGTTCCGGATCGAGGTGGCGCGCCGGTTCGAGAAGCACAACACGGCGCTCGGGTTGCCGGTGGACCACTCGATCCCGGTTGAGGAACGGGCGAGGATCCGGACCCAGGTGGCCCTGGAGATGTTCGGCGCCGAGCACGGACGCGAGCCTTTCGATGAGCGGGAGCTGGCCGGGCTGATCGCCAAGCAGTCGCGACCGCGGACCACCGCCGTCGCCGGGTTCGACCTGACCTTCTCCCCCGTGAAGTCAGTTTCCACGTTGTGGGCGGTGGCTGATCGTCCCCTGGCCCTGCAGATCGAGGCCGCGCACCAGGCGTCTGTCCGGGACGCCCTGGACTATGTCGAGAAGCACGCGCTGTTCACCCGCACCGGCAAGCAGGGCGTGCAGCAGGTGGACGTGCGCGGCTTGGTCGCCGCGGCGTTCACCCACCGCGACTCCCGCGCGGGGGACCCGGACCTGCACACCCACGTCGCGGTCGCGAACAAGGTGCAGACCGTGACCGATGGACGGTGGTTGTCCATCGATGGGCGGGTCCTGTTCAAGGCGATGGTCTCCGCCTCCGAGGCGTACAACACGGCCCTGGAGAAGCACCTGCGCCCGCTGGGGCTCACCTTCGCCCCGAGGACCCCGACCACGGGACCGGAGGCCCGCAAGCGGCCGGTGCGCGAGGTCGTTGGTGTCGATGACCGGCTGAACGAGGTGTGGTCGACCCGGCGGGCCAGCATCCAGGCGCGGCGCAGCGAACTGGCCCAGGCGTTCCAGGCCCAGCACGGCCGGCCGCCGACCCCGATCGAGTCCATTCAGCTGGCGCAGCAGGCCACCCTGGAGACCCGTGACGCCAAGCACGAACCCCGCTCCGAAGCGCAGCAGCGCCAGACCTGGCAGGTGCAGGCTCTGGCCGTGCTCGGCGGCCAGGATGCGTTGGCCTCGATGGTGGATGCGGCCTTGTCCGGGGCCGGCACGCACGGGCTCGGTGAGAGCGTCGACGAGGCGTGGGTCGAGCGGGCCGCAGCGCGTGTGGTGGACACCGTGCAGGGGGCCCGGTCGACGTGGCAGGTGTGGCACGTGCGCGCCGAGGCCCAGCGGCGCGTCCGCGCCGCGGACGTCCCGCTCGAGCAGGTCGAGGACCTGGTCGAGCAGCTCACGCAGGCGGCGCTGGCGCATAGCACGGCGATGACGTCGGCCAAAGCCGATCCGATCAGCGAGCCGGAGCCGCTGCGCCGGGCCAACGGGGCCAGCGTCTACACCGTCGCCGGATCACAGCTGTTCACCTCCACCGCCATCCTGGAGGCCGAGCAACGCCTGGTCGCCGCCGCCGGCCGGTTCGACGGGGGCCGCGCCTGCGAGCAGGACATCGACATGGCTCTGCTGGAGTCGGTCGCCAACGGGGTGGCTTTCAACGCCGGCCAGGCCGCCCTGGTCAAGGGCATGGCAGCCTCCGGGGCGCGGCTGCAGCTGGCGATCGCGCCGGCCGGGTCGGGCAAGACCACCGCCATGCGGGCCCTGGCCCGGGCCTGGGAGTCCTCCGGTGGCACCGTCGTCGGGCTCGCCCCGTCCGCGGCCGCCGCCGCGGTCCTGCGGGAGAACGCCGGCACCCAGGCCGACACCCTGGCCAAGCTGGTCTGGCACCTCGAGCACGACCCCGAGCACCTGCCGCAGTGGGCCACGGACGTCGACGAGTCGACCCTGGTGGTCGTCGACGAGGCCGGGATGGTCGACACCCTGTCCCTGGACAAGGCCGTGCAGTTCATCACCTCCCGGGGTGCGTCTGTGCGGCTGGTCGGGGATGACCAGCAGCTGGCGGCGGTCGGCGCCGGAGGGGTGCTGCGGGACATCCGCGCCACCCACGGTGCCCTGCACCTGACGGAGCTGATGCGCTTCAGCGGGGTCGCCGAGGGCGGCGCCTCCTTGGAGCTGCGCGACGGTCGCCCCTCCGCGCTGGGGTTCTACCTGGATGCCGGGCGGGTGCACGTCGGTGACCTGGCCACCATGACCGAAGAGGTCTTCGGTGCCTGGTCCGCCGACCGCGCGAAGGGCAAGGACGCGATCATGCTGGCCCCCACCCGGGAGCTGGTCGCCGACCTCAACCAGCGTGCCCGTGACCACCGCCTGCAAGGATCACCCCGGCCGACCGGCGAGGTCGCCCTGTCCGACGGCAACCACGCCTCGGTCGGGGACACCGTGATCACCCGCCGCAACGACCGCCGCCTGCAGACGGCCCCGACCGACTGGGTCAAGAACGGTGACCGGTGGACCGTGCTGGACACCGACGACCGCGCCCTGGTCGTGCAGCACACCCGCACCAACCGCAAGATCGTCCTGCCGGCCGACTACGTCGCTGCCAACGTCGAGCTCGGGTACGCCTCCACCGTGCACACCGCGCAAGGAGTGTCGGTCGACGTCACCCACGGGCTCGCTACGGGCGCGGAGTCGCGGCAGCAGCTGTACACGATGATGACCCGCGGCCGGGACGCCAACCACGTCTACCTGGAGGTGGTTGGCACCGGGGATGAGCACGACGCGGTCAAGCCGTCCACGGTCAGTCCGCGCACCGCCACCGACCTGCTCGAGGCCATCCTGGCCCGGGACGAGGCACCGGCCTCGGCGTCCACCCTGCTGCGCGAGGCCGACGACCCAGCCGTGCTGCTCGGTGAGTCGACCGCCCGGTACGTCGACGCGCTCTACACCGCCGCCGCCACCACGGTCGGCACCGAGCGCCTCCAGCAGCTCGACGAGGCCGCCGAGCACCTAGTGCCCGGCATGACGGACGCGCCGGCGTGGCCGACCCTGCGGGCACACCTGACCCTCATCGCCGCCGGTGGACAGGACCCGGTGCAGGTGTTGACCGGCGCGACGACCGCGCGGGAGGTCGACACCGCCGCCGACCCCGCCGCCACGGTTGACTGGCGCCTGGACGACTCCGGGATGCGCAACACCGCCCGCGGGCCGCTGCCATGGATCCCCGGCATCCCCGCCACCTTGTCCTCCGACCCGACCTGGGGGCCCTACCTGGTCGCCCGCGCCCAGCGGGTCACCGACCTCGCCCAGGACGTCGCCGAGCACGCGGTCACCGCACCCGCGCCCGCGTGGGCTGCACAAGGAACTGCTCGCCCGCCCGACGACGTGTTCGCCAAGGTCGCCGTCTGGCGGGCGGCGAACCAGGTCGAGGCCACGGACCTACGGCCCACCGGCCCGGCCCACGCCGCCAAGGCAGCGGCCACCTACCAGCGGAAGTTGCGGTCCCAGATCCAAGGTGACCGCTCCCCCGCCCTGACCGAGTGGGGTCCGCTGCTGGCAGATGTCGCCCCGGGCGCGGTCAAGGACGCCTTCGCCCCGATCCTGGCCGAGCGCCTGGCCGCAGCCACCCGGGCCGGCGTCGACGCCGCCACCCTGGTCAGGGCGGCCGCCGCCACCCGGGCAGTGCCCGACGACCACGCCGCGGCCGCGCTCTGGTGGCGCGTCGCCGAGCACCTGTCCCCGGCCGTCGACACCACCGTCGGCGCCGACCAGCTCCTGTCCACCGAATGGGTGCCGGCCCTGGCCAGCAAGCTCGGGGACGACCGGGCCCGCGCGATGCAGGCCAGCCCCTGGTGGCCGGTCCTAGTCACCACCGTCGACCACGCCCTGCAGCGCGGCTGGCCCCTGGACGATTTGGTCGCCACCGCCCCCGCCGCCGATGCCGACGTCGACGACGCCGCGGCCATGACTTGGACCATCAGCACCCTCCTGGACGACCCGACCCACCTGCACCAGAGCCTCGGTCCCCAGGAGAAGGACCTCGAACTGGCCGCAGCCGCCCTCGACCCGCACCCAGTCTCGGTGCAGGCCACCGACGCCGAGTACCGCGAGCACCTCGACACCATGACCGCCGCTACCCCCGCCAGCGGCTCCTCCGACCAGCAGGACGACCTGGCCCAGGCAGAGGTGAACGTCGGCCTGGCTCTGGCCGCGCAGTACCGCCGGTTCGTGGGGCCGCTGGACCCGAACGACGCGGACCTGGACCGGGCCTACGACCACTGGGCGCGGGCGCAGGAGTCACCGGTTCCGGTGGACCGGCTGGCGCAGGTCAACGCGATGGCGCTCGATTATTACGAGCAGCAGCTGACCGCCGGTGGCTGGGCCCGCGACTATCTCGCCAGCCGGTTCGGTCGCGATGTGGCCGGCCACCCGCACGTCCGCCCCGGGTACGCCCCGACCGGGTGGACCCGGCTGGCCGACCATCTGGGCGCCCGAGGCGTCACCGACACCGAGTTGCTCACCACCGGGCTGGCCACCACCACCAAGGACGGCCGCCTCATCGACCGGTTCCGCGACCGGGCCGTCTTCCCCATCACCGACACCCGCGGGCAGGTGCTCGGCTTCGTCGGCCGCCGCAACCCCTCCGTCGGTGAGGGTGCCCCGCACGCGGGACCGAAGTACCTCAACACCCCCACCACGCCCCTGTTCGCCAAGGGTCACCAGCTCTACGTCGCCGACGCCGGTCTTCTGGCGGGCGGGGGCACCGCGGTGCTCGTCGAGGGCCCGATGGACGCGCACGCCATCACCCTGGCCACCCGCGGGATGTACGTCGGGGTGGCTCCGCTGGGCACCGCCCTCACCGTTGACCAGGCCGCGCAGCTGGCCCAGTTCGGCGGCCCGGTCATCGTGGCCACCGACGCCGACCTGGCCGGCCGCTTGGCCGCCGAGCGGGCCCACTGGCTCCTCGCCCAGCACAACATCCCCACCTTCGCCGCGGCCCTGCCCGAGGGCACGGACCCCGCAGACATGCTTCACGACCAGGGCGCCGCCGCCGTGACCGGCGTAATCCTGGGCTCCTCCCACCTGGCCGAGGTCCTGCTGCAAGAGCGGCTGACCAACCTGCCCGCCGACGAGGCACTCGAGCCGGCCGCGCGGGTGCTGGCCACCGCCGACCCGTCCAGCTGGGACCGCACCTGTATCGAGATTGCCGACCGGCTCGGCATCGACGAGGAGACCACCCGCCGCGCCCTGCACCAGGCCATCCGCGCCTGGCACGACGACCCGCACGCGGTGGCCACACAGCAGCTGGACACCACCCGCGATGTGCGTGCCCGGCTCGAGGCAGCCGCGCTGCAGACCCCGGAACGGCGCTGGGCCGCCACCGCCGCCCGGCTGGACCCCCGCCTCGCCGCCCAGGAGGACTGGCCGGCCCTGGCCCACGTCATGCAGCACCTGCATGACGAAGGCCACGACGTCCAGGCCCTGGCCCGAGCCAGCATCACCGACGAGCCCCTGGTGTCCTCCCGCCCGGCACAGGCGCTGCGCTACCGCCTCGCCACCTACGCCACCACAACGGCGCCAGGCCCCCTCCTCGCCCCGAAGAGCAGCAGACCTACCCACCGAGACGAAGACCACCGCATCCTCACCCTCGGACAAGACCGCTCCAGGGGCGTACCGCGGTGA
- a CDS encoding type I restriction-modification system subunit M, with protein MSQLANFVWSIADQLRGVYKPNQYGNVILPMTILRRMECVLAPHRDTIGKLAGLAQGETLELLVRDRTGLSFYNTSPYTLATILEEPENLRNNLRAYLDAFSGNVADLFGNYKFDQEIDTLDTNDRLYLVLDRFATIDLGPQALTNAQMGTMFEELIRRFAAASNETAGEHFTPRDAVRLLVDLLVEPDGDVLTGPVVRTVYDPTAGTGGMLSVLDERLTEMNPAAEVVMYGQELNAQSYAICKSELIGKGQDANNIALGDTLANDHHLERTFDYVLSNPPYGGDWKASQAAVRSEAQNMAGGGRFPGGLPAVSDGQMLFLQVVASKLRPASEGGGRAGIVLNGSPLFTGGAESGPSNIRRYLLEADLVDAIVALPTDMFYNTGISTYMWVLDNAKSEERRGKVQLIDARTFYTKLRRNLGSKNREIGDQDRERILRIYSAFDDQTEDDERYSKVLEPRDFGYHEITVEQPMQLRFEITDETLAVVTATQQVQKLSEENRSALLAALESLRGQVWMDRAQFVSALRKASKNAGFVLTTPLVKVLWQRIGVHDETAVITRDKHGNPEPDTALRDTEVVPFDRDIDEYFDMEVKPHVPDAWIDHAKTKVGYEIPFTRLFYTYVPPRSLEEIDAELDQLAKDIVELLQVVEG; from the coding sequence ATGAGCCAGCTGGCCAACTTCGTGTGGAGCATCGCTGATCAGCTCAGAGGGGTGTACAAGCCGAACCAGTACGGCAACGTCATCCTGCCGATGACGATCCTGCGCCGGATGGAGTGTGTCCTGGCCCCGCACCGGGACACCATCGGCAAACTGGCTGGCCTGGCTCAGGGCGAGACGCTCGAGCTGTTGGTGCGCGACCGGACCGGGTTGTCGTTCTACAACACCTCCCCGTACACGCTGGCCACGATCCTGGAGGAGCCGGAGAATCTGCGGAACAACCTGCGGGCCTACCTGGACGCGTTCTCGGGGAACGTGGCCGACCTGTTCGGCAACTACAAGTTCGACCAAGAGATCGACACCCTGGACACCAACGACCGGCTCTACCTGGTATTGGACCGTTTCGCCACGATCGACCTCGGACCCCAGGCCCTGACGAACGCGCAGATGGGCACGATGTTCGAGGAGCTCATCCGTCGCTTCGCCGCCGCCTCGAACGAGACCGCGGGCGAGCACTTCACACCCAGGGACGCGGTCCGCCTGCTCGTGGACCTGCTGGTGGAACCGGACGGCGATGTCCTGACCGGGCCGGTCGTGCGGACCGTCTACGACCCCACCGCGGGAACCGGCGGCATGCTGTCCGTCCTTGATGAGCGGCTGACCGAGATGAACCCCGCGGCCGAGGTGGTCATGTACGGCCAGGAACTGAACGCCCAGTCCTACGCCATCTGCAAGTCCGAGCTCATCGGCAAGGGCCAGGACGCCAACAACATCGCCCTGGGTGACACCCTGGCCAACGACCACCACCTGGAGCGCACCTTCGACTACGTCCTGTCGAATCCGCCCTACGGGGGCGACTGGAAGGCCTCCCAGGCCGCTGTCCGCTCAGAGGCGCAGAACATGGCCGGGGGTGGACGGTTCCCCGGTGGCCTGCCAGCCGTCAGCGACGGGCAGATGTTGTTCCTGCAGGTGGTCGCCTCCAAGCTGCGACCGGCCTCCGAAGGTGGTGGCCGGGCCGGGATCGTGCTCAACGGGTCACCCCTGTTCACTGGAGGAGCCGAGTCAGGCCCGTCCAACATCCGCCGGTACCTGCTCGAGGCGGACCTGGTCGACGCCATCGTGGCCTTGCCGACCGACATGTTCTACAACACCGGCATCTCGACATACATGTGGGTACTCGACAACGCCAAGTCGGAGGAGCGTCGCGGCAAGGTTCAGCTCATCGACGCACGGACCTTTTACACCAAGCTCCGCCGCAACCTGGGGTCGAAGAACAGGGAGATCGGCGACCAGGACCGAGAGCGCATCCTGCGCATCTACAGCGCCTTCGACGACCAAACCGAGGACGACGAGCGCTACTCGAAGGTCCTCGAGCCGCGGGACTTCGGGTACCACGAGATCACCGTCGAACAACCCATGCAGCTACGCTTCGAGATCACCGATGAGACCCTCGCCGTGGTTACCGCCACGCAGCAGGTGCAGAAGCTCTCGGAGGAGAACCGGTCCGCGCTCCTGGCCGCCCTGGAGTCACTGCGGGGGCAGGTATGGATGGACCGCGCCCAGTTCGTATCCGCCCTTCGGAAGGCAAGCAAGAACGCCGGGTTCGTTCTCACCACGCCCCTGGTCAAGGTCCTCTGGCAGAGAATCGGCGTCCACGACGAGACGGCTGTAATTACACGAGACAAGCACGGCAACCCCGAGCCCGACACGGCCCTGCGCGACACCGAGGTGGTGCCGTTCGACCGCGACATCGATGAGTACTTCGATATGGAGGTCAAGCCGCACGTTCCGGATGCCTGGATCGACCACGCCAAGACGAAGGTCGGATACGAGATCCCGTTCACCCGGTTGTTCTACACCTACGTCCCGCCCCGCTCGCTTGAAGAGATCGACGCCGAGCTCGACCAGCTCGCCAAGGACATCGTCGAACTGCTGCAGGTGGTCGAAGGATGA